A DNA window from uncultured Methanoregula sp. contains the following coding sequences:
- a CDS encoding ferritin-like domain-containing protein yields MGTLGRKIVDTDVKDLVNLLNKAFSDEWLAYYQYWIGSKIVKGPNKEAVIAELTLHATEELAHATLLTTRIIQLGGTPVTNPQQWFKLTNCGYEAPDDPFIVKVLEQNIKGEQCAIKTYNALMKKTKDKDPVTYNMLLTILSQEVEHEEDLQALLEDVEIIMKNK; encoded by the coding sequence ATGGGAACGTTAGGACGTAAAATTGTTGATACCGATGTCAAGGATCTCGTAAACCTTCTCAACAAGGCATTTTCCGACGAGTGGCTTGCCTACTACCAGTACTGGATCGGGTCGAAAATTGTCAAGGGACCCAACAAAGAGGCAGTTATTGCCGAGCTGACGCTCCACGCAACCGAGGAACTTGCACATGCAACACTCCTCACAACTCGGATCATCCAGCTGGGCGGTACACCGGTCACCAATCCCCAGCAGTGGTTCAAGCTCACCAACTGCGGGTACGAGGCCCCCGACGACCCGTTCATCGTAAAAGTCCTTGAGCAGAACATCAAGGGCGAACAGTGCGCAATCAAGACGTACAATGCTCTCATGAAAAAGACAAAGGACAAGGATCCGGTTACCTACAATATGCTCCTTACCATCCTCTCCCAGGAAGTGGAACACGAAGAGGATCTCCAGGCTCTGCTTGAGGATGTCGAGATCATCATGAAGAACAAGTAA
- a CDS encoding proton-conducting transporter membrane subunit, whose protein sequence is MILIAFIACTAAALLLIALSHTPKRMNLICTAQAVLFVIITVFVLLFEVVPVSSFLVGSQFFFIDHLGIFEILITAVIFSLAAVYARGYVDGLLESGELEKGSLKLFYAAWILLLLLIVLAFCSDNLALFWIFAELTTITSAILIATLSARENIDAAIKYIFVASVAMLFSFVGLIFLFETSRTVLGPGNGTLNWTGLMQHASTFPTGMMVAASALVFIGFAAKSGIFPFHTWLPEAHAKAPSAVSAILSGVLLNVGIYGILRMAALVHQNAAIATIAPLIGLFGVLTIGIAAFSMLPQKNLKKLIAFSSVENMGILLIGIAVGTPLAIFWVLFHILAHSLTKASLFLSAGILHRQYRSHLSSDALDEIRDVFRLQPLAAWGIIIGGLAIIGMPPFPVFWSKLFILLGLGAVSPIVLALVLVLLFIAAVGLGYFVIVAFTQVTPPGQSPDIEQYPTPAGMKAPIVILLCLILILGLVFTSGEISFFNEIVSELRF, encoded by the coding sequence ATGATCCTGATCGCATTCATTGCCTGCACTGCCGCAGCACTCCTCCTGATCGCACTGAGTCACACCCCCAAGCGCATGAACCTGATCTGTACCGCTCAGGCCGTGCTCTTTGTGATCATTACGGTCTTCGTTCTCCTGTTCGAGGTTGTGCCGGTCTCCTCGTTTTTGGTCGGCAGCCAGTTTTTCTTTATCGATCACCTGGGGATCTTCGAGATCCTGATAACTGCCGTCATATTCAGCCTCGCAGCAGTCTATGCCCGGGGGTATGTTGACGGCCTTCTTGAGAGCGGGGAACTGGAGAAAGGGAGCCTGAAGCTCTTCTACGCGGCCTGGATCCTCCTCCTTCTCCTCATTGTCCTTGCCTTCTGTTCGGACAACCTGGCCCTCTTCTGGATCTTTGCCGAACTGACCACGATCACGTCCGCCATCCTCATTGCCACCCTGTCGGCGCGGGAGAATATCGATGCCGCGATCAAGTACATCTTCGTGGCCTCGGTTGCCATGCTCTTCTCGTTTGTCGGCCTCATCTTTCTCTTTGAGACCTCGCGAACGGTCCTGGGGCCGGGGAACGGGACCCTGAACTGGACCGGGCTCATGCAGCATGCATCCACGTTCCCGACCGGCATGATGGTGGCGGCATCGGCGCTCGTCTTCATCGGGTTTGCTGCAAAATCGGGTATCTTCCCGTTCCACACCTGGCTGCCCGAAGCCCATGCAAAAGCCCCGTCCGCGGTCAGCGCAATCCTGTCCGGTGTCCTCCTCAACGTGGGTATTTACGGGATCCTCCGCATGGCGGCACTTGTCCACCAGAACGCGGCGATTGCAACGATTGCGCCGCTCATCGGCCTTTTCGGTGTCCTGACGATCGGGATCGCGGCTTTCTCTATGCTCCCGCAGAAGAACCTAAAGAAGCTCATCGCATTCTCAAGCGTCGAGAACATGGGTATCCTGCTCATCGGCATTGCGGTCGGGACGCCTCTTGCGATCTTCTGGGTACTCTTCCACATCCTGGCCCACTCCCTGACAAAAGCCTCGCTCTTCCTGTCGGCAGGTATCCTCCACCGCCAGTACCGCAGCCATCTCTCGAGCGATGCGCTTGACGAGATCCGGGATGTCTTCCGGCTCCAGCCCCTTGCAGCCTGGGGCATCATCATCGGCGGGCTTGCTATCATCGGCATGCCGCCGTTCCCTGTCTTCTGGTCCAAGCTCTTCATCCTGCTGGGTCTCGGTGCTGTCTCGCCCATTGTCCTTGCCCTCGTGCTCGTACTTCTCTTCATCGCAGCGGTGGGGCTTGGCTATTTCGTGATTGTTGCCTTTACGCAGGTGACGCCCCCGGGCCAGAGCCCGGACATCGAGCAGTACCCGACACCTGCAGGCATGAAGGCGCCCATTGTCATTCTCTTATGTCTGATCCTCATCCTCGGCCTGGTCTTCACATCCGGGGAGATTTCTTTCTTCAATGAGATCGTTTCGGAGTTGAGATTCTGA
- the carA gene encoding glutamine-hydrolyzing carbamoyl-phosphate synthase small subunit translates to MKAVLGLEDGQYVVGEGFGVEGECSGELVFNTLMTGYMEALSDPSYFGQILMFTFPTIGNYGVDMQNMQSQSTKVLGAVCREICDAPDVKPTVRDYFEQKKLLGICGVDTRSLTIKTRVHGTMRAALVVGSDDGEYAVKLAKKTPSISESTPIPSVSCPAPYRIPGKGKRVAIIDLGLKTNILTSLAKRNGDLYIFPHNATHDEIFACEPDCLFITNGPGDPKAATGTIETVRRCIGELPIFGICMGNQISALALGGDTYKLKFGHRGANQPVRFTDGRIFITTQNHGFAVDGDSLPEDCEVTFSNANDGTVEGFENEDLKINCVQFHPEAHGGPLDTECHYFDGLFRRLG, encoded by the coding sequence ATGAAGGCGGTTCTGGGTCTTGAAGACGGTCAATACGTCGTTGGGGAGGGGTTTGGTGTGGAAGGCGAATGCTCCGGCGAACTGGTGTTCAATACCCTTATGACCGGCTATATGGAGGCGCTCAGCGATCCCAGTTATTTCGGGCAGATCCTGATGTTCACGTTCCCGACTATCGGGAATTACGGCGTTGATATGCAGAACATGCAGAGCCAGAGCACCAAGGTCCTCGGGGCTGTCTGCCGCGAGATCTGCGATGCCCCCGATGTGAAACCCACGGTTCGCGATTATTTCGAACAGAAGAAACTGCTCGGGATCTGCGGGGTCGATACCCGGAGCCTCACCATCAAGACCAGGGTCCATGGAACGATGCGGGCAGCGCTCGTTGTCGGCAGCGATGACGGAGAATATGCAGTAAAACTCGCAAAGAAGACCCCTTCGATCTCGGAATCAACCCCAATCCCGTCCGTATCCTGCCCCGCCCCCTACCGCATTCCCGGGAAAGGGAAACGGGTTGCCATCATCGATCTCGGCCTCAAGACCAATATCTTAACAAGCCTTGCCAAGAGAAACGGCGATCTCTATATCTTCCCCCACAACGCCACCCACGATGAAATTTTCGCCTGCGAACCCGACTGCCTCTTCATCACAAACGGCCCGGGCGATCCCAAAGCCGCAACCGGCACCATCGAAACCGTCAGAAGATGTATCGGCGAGCTCCCCATCTTCGGGATCTGCATGGGCAACCAGATCTCGGCCCTCGCCCTTGGCGGGGATACGTACAAGCTCAAGTTCGGTCACCGGGGGGCCAACCAGCCGGTACGATTCACCGATGGCAGGATCTTCATCACAACCCAGAACCACGGGTTTGCCGTGGACGGGGATTCGCTGCCGGAAGACTGCGAGGTCACGTTTTCCAATGCCAACGATGGCACGGTCGAAGGATTCGAGAACGAGGACCTGAAGATCAACTGTGTCCAGTTCCATCCCGAAGCCCATGGCGGCCCCCTGGATACCGAATGTCACTATTTTGACGGGCTCTTCAGGAGGCTCGGATAA
- a CDS encoding ferredoxin-thioredoxin reductase catalytic domain-containing protein: MNPPGISDSEVDRVWQILRKEAADGGYHLNPDPEFTKNLVRGLLKNEQRYGYRACPCRLASGKKDEDLDIICPCDYRDPDISAYGACYCALYVNDAIAGGAKQAAPVPERRPPRSARKLQTVTKTISVTPSTGFSLPVWRCKVCGYLCARDQPPEICPICKVKKDRFERFA; encoded by the coding sequence ATGAACCCGCCCGGAATCAGCGACAGCGAAGTTGACCGGGTCTGGCAGATCCTCAGGAAGGAAGCCGCTGACGGGGGATATCATCTCAATCCCGATCCGGAGTTCACCAAGAACCTGGTCCGTGGTCTGTTGAAAAACGAACAGCGGTACGGCTACCGGGCCTGCCCCTGCCGGCTCGCATCCGGCAAAAAGGATGAGGACCTCGATATCATATGTCCCTGCGATTACCGGGATCCCGATATCAGTGCATACGGGGCCTGCTACTGTGCGCTCTATGTCAATGATGCCATAGCCGGTGGGGCAAAACAGGCAGCTCCCGTTCCCGAGCGGCGGCCTCCCCGTTCAGCCCGGAAACTGCAGACCGTTACAAAGACGATCTCCGTAACTCCGTCCACAGGTTTTTCCCTGCCGGTCTGGCGCTGCAAAGTCTGCGGGTACCTCTGCGCACGCGATCAGCCGCCGGAGATCTGCCCGATCTGCAAAGTAAAGAAAGACCGCTTCGAGCGGTTTGCATAA
- a CDS encoding NADH-quinone oxidoreductase subunit B family protein, with translation MVNALSCFFKKKVKSDLPEHDAVTEALGRDLRCEIDSVFGRSLAIRELDCGSDNATEIEINNLNNPYYDVERFGITFVASPRHADVLIVTGAVTHNMAIAAKKTYDAMPSPKFVVAVGDDACNGGIFAGTYAVLGGADKLFPVDMKIPGNPPTPVQILEGLLALMKKARGNF, from the coding sequence ATGGTAAATGCCCTTTCCTGTTTCTTTAAAAAGAAAGTGAAAAGTGATCTGCCGGAGCACGATGCCGTAACGGAAGCGCTCGGCAGGGATCTCCGGTGCGAGATCGATTCGGTTTTCGGGCGCAGCCTTGCGATCCGGGAACTGGACTGCGGCAGCGACAATGCCACCGAGATCGAGATCAACAACTTAAACAATCCGTATTACGATGTCGAGCGGTTCGGCATAACGTTCGTTGCCTCGCCCCGGCATGCGGACGTCCTGATCGTGACCGGTGCGGTCACGCACAACATGGCGATTGCGGCGAAGAAGACCTACGATGCCATGCCGTCACCCAAATTCGTTGTTGCCGTAGGGGACGATGCCTGCAATGGCGGGATCTTTGCCGGGACCTACGCGGTTCTTGGCGGGGCCGACAAACTCTTTCCCGTTGACATGAAGATCCCCGGCAATCCGCCGACCCCCGTCCAGATCCTTGAGGGCCTGCTTGCCCTGATGAAAAAAGCGCGGGGAAATTTTTAA
- a CDS encoding glutaredoxin family protein has translation MAVEHVSGKSKGTVMLYALSTCGWCNKTKELLRQMGIEFSFVYVDLLEGAEQASTMDAVERWNPSGSFPTLVINDKRAIVGFREQEIREALS, from the coding sequence ATGGCAGTCGAGCATGTGAGTGGAAAGAGCAAGGGAACGGTTATGCTGTACGCGCTGTCCACCTGCGGATGGTGCAACAAAACCAAGGAACTGTTGCGGCAGATGGGCATTGAGTTCAGTTTCGTGTACGTCGACCTGCTTGAAGGCGCCGAGCAGGCCAGTACAATGGATGCTGTTGAGAGATGGAACCCGAGCGGTTCGTTCCCTACGCTTGTCATCAATGACAAGAGAGCGATTGTCGGCTTCCGCGAGCAGGAGATCCGGGAGGCTCTCTCCTGA
- a CDS encoding NADH-quinone oxidoreductase subunit H, with translation MNGMFILYLVLNTLVVLALAPLFVSLIKKVKARTQGRSGPSVFQTYYSLAKLLKKEVIYSPNSSRIMRVTPILNIAALLVAALFVPLVFVPEPIGGIGNIILFLYLLALAKFFMALAGLDAGSSFGGMGSSREMSISAIIEPTTIIVFAALVFVFRSLNIFDMFSTSAAAGTLTTPILILLGISLFIILIVETSRIPVDNPETHLELTMIHEGMILEQSGRNLALMELSAAVKLTLLMALLLNLIVPFGLMTTFTLAGLLIATGLFIIKGSILAGIIGLFESSMAKMRFFRLPSLFAMAFFFSTLIIIIEVFA, from the coding sequence ATGAACGGGATGTTTATTCTCTACCTTGTACTGAACACTCTCGTTGTCCTCGCCCTTGCCCCGCTCTTCGTAAGCCTGATAAAGAAAGTGAAAGCGCGGACCCAGGGGAGGAGCGGCCCTTCGGTCTTCCAGACGTATTACTCTCTTGCAAAGCTGTTGAAAAAGGAAGTCATCTACTCCCCCAATTCGTCAAGAATTATGCGGGTCACGCCCATCCTCAACATCGCAGCGCTCCTTGTTGCAGCCCTCTTTGTCCCGCTCGTCTTCGTGCCCGAACCGATCGGGGGGATCGGGAACATCATCCTCTTCCTCTACCTCCTTGCCCTTGCCAAGTTCTTCATGGCTCTTGCCGGCCTCGATGCCGGCAGCTCCTTTGGCGGGATGGGCAGCTCCCGGGAGATGAGCATCTCGGCTATCATCGAGCCGACAACGATCATCGTCTTTGCCGCGCTTGTCTTTGTCTTCAGGTCCCTCAACATCTTCGACATGTTCTCGACATCTGCCGCTGCCGGGACCCTCACGACCCCGATCCTCATCCTCCTTGGGATCTCGCTCTTCATCATCCTCATAGTCGAGACCTCCCGCATCCCGGTCGACAACCCGGAGACGCATCTCGAACTGACCATGATCCACGAGGGGATGATCCTGGAACAGTCCGGCAGGAACCTGGCCCTCATGGAACTCTCGGCTGCAGTCAAACTGACCCTCCTCATGGCTCTCCTCCTCAACCTGATCGTCCCCTTCGGCCTGATGACTACGTTCACTCTTGCCGGCCTTCTCATTGCAACCGGGCTTTTCATTATCAAAGGCAGCATCCTTGCAGGAATCATCGGGCTCTTTGAGTCCTCGATGGCCAAGATGCGGTTCTTCCGGCTCCCGAGCCTCTTTGCCATGGCATTCTTCTTCTCGACGCTTATCATCATCATCGAGGTGTTCGCATGA
- a CDS encoding NADH-quinone oxidoreductase subunit C, whose protein sequence is MTARTDAGFIAAREMASCISDPSRIVSGCSGECYVSVSEGEFESVVSFLSAGKCVLSGLFCVEGFDPDYRFSLFYVFEKKSGILVVVRNVKDRAKSIARIFPSACWFERECRDGFGVEFDGAFDDRRLFLHETYPDDFHPLKKSVRNVPIRPLSAVAPDREYPFRKVSGEGVYQVPVGPVHAGIIEPGHFRFSVIGETVFNLEIRMFYKHRGIEKLAEGKGPADCVRIAESVSGDESVANATAFCMAVERIAGTQIPPRAWHLRTIFLELERICSHLGDQAGMLVDVAFPLGANQFSVLREEVFRMNAHLTGSRFLRGMICCGGLSHDISRQQLQDLQEFTSHFRKRYRVGLKIVLSTTSVIDRFATTGIIKKNLLQPLNITGPAARASGGNVDVRIDHPYGLYDRVVPKPKPLNDGDVLSRFTVKASEILDSLDLIIELLGSMPEGEICGSFVPRDGYALSLVESCRGENLCWVLIRDGAVDRYKVRTASFCNWQAIEHAIQGNIVPDFPVINKSLNLSYAGTDL, encoded by the coding sequence ATGACTGCAAGGACTGATGCCGGATTTATTGCTGCCCGGGAGATGGCAAGCTGTATCAGCGATCCCTCCCGGATTGTCAGCGGATGCAGCGGGGAATGCTATGTCTCCGTATCAGAAGGGGAGTTTGAGTCCGTTGTCTCGTTCCTCTCGGCAGGCAAGTGCGTCCTGTCGGGTCTCTTCTGCGTTGAAGGATTCGATCCGGACTACCGGTTCTCGCTCTTCTACGTGTTCGAGAAGAAGTCCGGGATCCTTGTCGTTGTGCGCAATGTCAAGGACCGGGCGAAATCCATTGCCCGGATCTTTCCCTCGGCCTGCTGGTTCGAACGCGAATGCCGGGACGGGTTCGGGGTGGAATTCGATGGGGCATTCGATGACCGGCGCCTCTTCCTGCACGAGACGTACCCCGATGATTTCCACCCGCTCAAAAAATCCGTACGGAATGTCCCGATCCGGCCCCTGTCCGCGGTTGCCCCGGACCGGGAATATCCCTTCCGGAAAGTGAGCGGCGAAGGCGTGTACCAGGTCCCGGTCGGGCCGGTGCATGCCGGGATCATCGAGCCCGGGCATTTCCGGTTCAGCGTTATCGGGGAGACGGTCTTCAACCTGGAGATCCGCATGTTCTACAAGCACCGGGGCATCGAGAAGCTGGCCGAAGGCAAAGGCCCGGCGGACTGCGTGCGGATCGCGGAATCTGTCAGCGGCGACGAGTCGGTTGCGAATGCGACAGCGTTCTGTATGGCAGTGGAACGGATTGCAGGGACACAAATCCCTCCCCGGGCCTGGCACCTGCGCACCATCTTCCTTGAACTCGAACGGATCTGCTCCCATCTCGGGGACCAGGCCGGCATGCTCGTGGATGTTGCGTTCCCGCTGGGTGCGAACCAGTTCTCGGTCCTCCGGGAAGAGGTCTTCCGGATGAACGCCCATCTGACCGGCTCCCGGTTCCTGCGGGGCATGATCTGCTGTGGCGGCCTGTCCCATGATATCAGCCGGCAGCAGCTCCAGGATCTTCAGGAATTCACCAGCCATTTCAGGAAGCGCTACCGGGTGGGGCTCAAGATTGTCCTCTCGACAACTTCGGTCATCGACCGGTTCGCCACAACCGGCATTATAAAAAAGAACCTGCTCCAGCCGCTCAATATCACCGGCCCGGCTGCCCGGGCCTCGGGGGGAAATGTGGATGTGCGGATCGATCACCCGTACGGTCTCTATGATCGCGTGGTTCCAAAACCAAAACCCCTCAATGACGGGGATGTCCTGTCCCGGTTCACCGTCAAGGCCTCCGAGATCCTCGATTCGCTGGATCTCATCATAGAACTGCTTGGCTCCATGCCCGAAGGTGAGATCTGTGGCAGTTTTGTTCCCCGCGATGGCTATGCCCTCTCCCTGGTGGAGTCCTGCCGGGGGGAGAACCTCTGCTGGGTTCTTATCCGGGACGGTGCCGTGGACCGGTATAAAGTCCGGACCGCCTCGTTCTGCAATTGGCAGGCGATCGAACATGCAATCCAGGGGAACATCGTGCCGGACTTCCCGGTCATCAACAAGAGCCTGAACCTGTCGTATGCAGGGACCGATCTGTGA
- a CDS encoding hydrogenase subunit, whose translation MIETALAQGFIKILFVVVIITAAYIISTRNLLSLVSVYALQSLTLVLVALALYSIEDAPVLLAIAVITFASKVIIIPYFIATIQEKVRIRRDIEFHFLSPTTSLIISMGLMLVIYIAFSKILEGTPARGSFLFFGAVLGISLMLMGMLVTFSRKRAITKVLGYLTMENGVLLFGMFVTELPFIIEFLIIIDLIIVVLLTTILTVGIDSTLEDYHKRLHRFHLWEEEESP comes from the coding sequence ATGATCGAAACAGCCCTTGCGCAGGGATTCATCAAGATCCTCTTCGTTGTCGTCATCATCACTGCGGCCTACATCATCTCAACGCGCAACCTGCTCTCGCTCGTATCCGTGTACGCCCTCCAGTCCCTGACACTCGTCCTTGTCGCCCTTGCCCTCTACTCGATTGAGGATGCGCCGGTCCTGCTCGCGATTGCCGTTATCACGTTTGCAAGCAAGGTCATCATCATCCCCTACTTCATCGCAACCATCCAGGAGAAAGTCCGGATCCGCCGGGATATCGAGTTCCATTTCCTGAGCCCGACAACCTCCTTGATCATCTCGATGGGGCTGATGCTTGTCATCTACATCGCGTTCTCGAAGATCCTGGAAGGGACCCCGGCCCGGGGGAGTTTCCTCTTCTTCGGGGCGGTCCTTGGCATCTCGCTGATGCTCATGGGAATGCTCGTGACCTTCTCGCGCAAGCGGGCGATCACAAAAGTGCTCGGCTACCTGACCATGGAGAACGGCGTCCTGCTCTTTGGTATGTTCGTCACCGAGCTGCCCTTCATCATCGAGTTCTTGATCATCATCGACTTGATAATCGTTGTACTCCTGACAACCATCCTCACGGTCGGGATCGATTCCACGCTCGAGGACTACCATAAGAGACTCCACCGTTTCCACCTCTGGGAAGAGGAGGAGAGCCCATGA
- a CDS encoding proton-conducting transporter membrane subunit, producing the protein MEAGLFIAVLVFLLLGTFIPLAAAGRDRRVFRTASLACTIAASALLAAISLVIIVFSQEISWIAYQLFSFFSISFVIDRLAAFFLLIIALVSLCVALYSGEYIEHLDGGSRRNLLCGCTNLFILAMVLVVASANTLGFLLFWELMAASSFLLVMYEYTTPETRKAGIFYFVMTQLSTLFVLLGIIVLAVATGTSAFTLVQSPASPLIMAAFLALFVGFAIKAGIIPFHKWLPYAHPASPSPISALMSGVMLKIAVYGLVRFLLDVFPPSLWVGLLILAAGTASAVLGIIYALKEHDIKAMLAYSSIENIGIIFIGIGLSVILTSVNQPLLAQVSLLGALFHALNHALFKSLLFLTSGSVVHATHTRDIEHMGGLSHVMPWTSALFFVGAVAMAALPPLNGFASEILIYISFFSSVSTVDPLLKVVMFICLSLFALTSALSAACSVKAFGSIFLAMPRSEESRNAREVPFLMLAGPAILAAACILLGLFALQIFLLAGFSVPEPDMLLIGILLLVMTGLTYLALHFTASREVRVSETWGCGTLSQQPSTEYSGHGFSEPIDIIFSAIYRTRMKNERTFFDEKNTIFREGTAEIRLLKLFEEYLYLPVSRLSLQAAKGISRFQNGCLDTYLLYVFFAVIAVIVYLGWFA; encoded by the coding sequence ATGGAAGCCGGTCTCTTCATCGCCGTACTGGTATTCCTCCTGCTTGGGACGTTCATTCCCCTTGCAGCAGCCGGCCGGGACCGTCGGGTTTTCCGGACCGCCTCCCTTGCCTGTACCATCGCCGCATCAGCACTCCTTGCAGCCATCTCGCTCGTCATCATTGTTTTCTCCCAGGAGATCTCCTGGATAGCCTACCAGCTGTTTTCGTTCTTCTCCATCTCGTTTGTCATCGATCGCCTTGCCGCGTTCTTCCTCCTGATCATTGCCCTTGTATCCCTCTGCGTTGCCCTTTATTCCGGGGAATATATCGAACACCTCGACGGGGGCTCGCGCCGGAACCTGCTCTGCGGCTGCACAAACCTCTTCATCCTTGCGATGGTACTTGTCGTGGCCTCGGCCAACACCCTTGGATTCCTCCTCTTCTGGGAACTGATGGCGGCAAGTTCCTTCCTCCTCGTCATGTACGAATACACCACACCCGAGACGAGGAAGGCCGGCATCTTCTATTTCGTGATGACCCAGCTCTCGACCCTCTTTGTCCTCCTCGGGATAATTGTGCTCGCGGTTGCTACCGGCACATCCGCGTTTACGCTCGTGCAGTCACCGGCTTCACCCCTCATCATGGCGGCATTTCTTGCGCTCTTTGTCGGGTTTGCGATAAAAGCCGGGATCATCCCGTTCCACAAGTGGCTTCCCTATGCCCACCCGGCAAGCCCTTCGCCGATCTCCGCCCTGATGTCCGGTGTCATGCTCAAGATTGCCGTGTACGGCCTGGTCCGTTTCCTCCTGGATGTCTTCCCGCCGAGTCTCTGGGTCGGCCTCCTCATCCTCGCAGCCGGTACGGCATCCGCAGTTCTTGGGATCATCTATGCTCTCAAGGAGCATGACATCAAGGCGATGCTCGCGTACAGCAGCATCGAGAATATCGGGATCATCTTCATCGGGATCGGCCTTTCTGTAATACTGACCTCGGTCAACCAGCCCCTCCTCGCCCAGGTAAGCCTGCTCGGGGCCCTCTTCCATGCGCTCAACCACGCCCTCTTCAAGAGCCTGCTCTTCCTCACCTCCGGTTCCGTTGTCCATGCAACGCACACGCGGGACATCGAGCACATGGGCGGCCTCTCTCATGTGATGCCCTGGACATCGGCCCTCTTCTTTGTGGGCGCCGTGGCAATGGCAGCTCTTCCCCCGCTGAACGGGTTTGCAAGCGAGATCCTCATTTACATCTCGTTCTTCTCATCAGTCTCGACAGTGGATCCCCTGCTCAAAGTGGTCATGTTCATCTGCCTCTCCCTCTTTGCCCTGACCAGCGCCCTCTCGGCAGCCTGTTCGGTGAAAGCCTTTGGATCGATCTTCCTTGCCATGCCCCGATCCGAAGAGAGCAGGAATGCCCGCGAAGTCCCGTTCCTGATGCTTGCCGGGCCAGCCATCCTTGCTGCTGCCTGTATTCTCCTCGGTCTCTTCGCGCTGCAGATCTTCCTGCTTGCAGGATTTTCCGTGCCGGAACCGGACATGCTCCTCATCGGAATACTTCTCCTGGTGATGACGGGCCTCACGTACCTGGCCCTCCATTTCACCGCGTCCCGGGAAGTCCGGGTGAGCGAAACCTGGGGCTGCGGTACGCTCTCGCAGCAACCCTCGACCGAGTACAGCGGCCACGGATTCTCGGAACCCATCGATATCATCTTCTCGGCTATCTACCGGACGCGGATGAAGAACGAGCGGACATTCTTTGACGAGAAGAACACGATCTTCCGGGAAGGCACTGCCGAGATCCGGCTCCTGAAACTTTTCGAGGAATACCTCTACCTGCCGGTCTCCCGGTTGTCGCTCCAGGCCGCGAAGGGAATCTCCCGGTTCCAGAACGGGTGTCTTGACACGTACCTTCTCTATGTCTTCTTTGCGGTGATAGCAGTCATCGTCTACCTGGGGTGGTTTGCATGA